The following proteins are co-located in the Lentibacillus sp. JNUCC-1 genome:
- a CDS encoding DHH family phosphoesterase: MPGINRKRKLGSHLLVIYGLSIGLLAFIWYFNWVLGIVMTVLLGLSIYYSLWVEKTLIYETESYISTLSARIKKVGEEALLEMPIGIILYNDEYMIEWTNSYISNLVGEDTLIGKSLNIFSEDLKEHIEDDEDYMLQFGDYVFKVTIKKEERLLYLFDRTEQVDIEKKFKEEQTVLAVIYLDNYDEITQNMEDTRKSQLNSQVTALLNNWSHENGLYLKRTSQERFLAIASQAILEKLEKNRFDILDEVRNIDTEQNVPLTISIGVGASRIPLPALGELAQSSLDLVLGRGGDQVAIKDESGKVRFYGGKTNPMEKRTRVRARVISHALRELVKDSDNVIIMGHQMPDMDAIGAAIGVSNIARANDVNGYVVFDPDDNDTGVHRLIEAVKQDEDVWEYFVTPEEAEDLTTSDSLIVVVDVHKPSMVVHPRLLNKTDNKVVIDHHRRAEEFVESPTLVYMEPYASSTAELVTELLEYQPKKLKLKMLEATALLAGIIVDTKSFTLRTGSRTFDAASYLRSQGADTILVQQFLKEDLDLYIKRSRLVETADMSHDNVAIAKGEEGKTYNPILIAQAADTLLTMSGVEASFVISERKDGRIGISARSLGRVNVQVIMEQMNGGGHLTNAATQIEDTTIADAEALLKDLLSDYFEGGDET, translated from the coding sequence TTGCCTGGTATCAATAGAAAACGTAAACTCGGAAGCCATTTACTTGTGATTTATGGTTTATCGATCGGTCTGTTAGCTTTTATATGGTATTTCAACTGGGTGCTTGGCATTGTGATGACCGTTTTGTTAGGGTTATCCATTTACTACAGTTTGTGGGTGGAAAAGACACTCATATATGAAACAGAAAGCTATATTTCGACGCTCAGTGCCCGTATTAAAAAAGTGGGCGAGGAAGCCTTGCTCGAGATGCCGATTGGTATTATATTGTATAATGACGAATATATGATTGAATGGACCAACTCCTATATCAGCAACCTTGTCGGGGAAGATACCCTGATAGGGAAATCACTCAATATCTTTTCTGAGGATCTAAAAGAACATATTGAAGATGACGAGGATTACATGCTTCAGTTTGGCGACTATGTATTTAAAGTAACGATTAAAAAAGAAGAACGTCTGCTTTATTTATTCGATCGTACAGAACAAGTTGATATTGAGAAGAAATTTAAAGAAGAACAGACGGTTTTAGCCGTAATATATCTCGATAATTATGATGAAATCACTCAAAACATGGAAGACACCCGTAAAAGTCAGCTGAATTCTCAGGTTACGGCTCTTTTAAATAACTGGTCTCATGAGAATGGTCTTTATCTGAAACGGACATCACAGGAACGTTTTCTCGCGATTGCTTCCCAAGCGATTCTTGAGAAACTTGAGAAAAACCGGTTTGATATTCTGGATGAAGTACGTAATATCGATACCGAACAAAACGTTCCGCTTACGATCAGTATAGGTGTGGGGGCGAGCCGGATACCGCTTCCGGCACTTGGAGAACTTGCACAGTCGAGCCTTGATCTTGTGCTCGGACGCGGTGGTGACCAAGTCGCCATTAAAGACGAGTCGGGTAAAGTTCGCTTCTATGGCGGCAAAACAAATCCAATGGAAAAACGCACCCGAGTACGTGCCCGTGTAATTTCACATGCTTTGCGTGAACTTGTGAAAGACAGTGATAATGTGATCATAATGGGGCATCAGATGCCTGACATGGATGCGATTGGGGCAGCAATAGGTGTTTCCAATATTGCCCGGGCTAACGATGTGAACGGTTATGTTGTGTTTGATCCAGATGATAATGACACAGGGGTCCACCGTTTAATTGAAGCGGTCAAACAGGATGAGGATGTCTGGGAGTATTTTGTCACCCCAGAGGAAGCAGAAGACCTTACAACATCAGACAGTCTGATTGTTGTGGTTGATGTGCATAAACCTTCTATGGTCGTTCATCCGCGGCTTCTGAACAAAACAGATAACAAAGTGGTGATCGATCATCACCGCCGGGCAGAAGAATTCGTCGAGAGCCCGACCCTCGTTTATATGGAACCTTATGCATCATCCACGGCTGAGTTGGTAACTGAACTGCTGGAATACCAGCCGAAAAAACTTAAACTCAAAATGCTTGAAGCGACTGCACTCCTAGCAGGCATTATCGTTGATACGAAAAGCTTCACCCTCAGGACGGGGTCCAGAACATTTGATGCGGCATCTTATCTGAGATCTCAGGGCGCTGATACAATATTGGTCCAACAGTTTCTCAAAGAGGATCTTGACCTTTATATCAAACGGAGCAGGCTCGTTGAAACTGCGGATATGTCCCATGATAATGTTGCCATTGCCAAAGGAGAAGAAGGCAAGACGTACAATCCAATTTTGATTGCCCAAGCTGCTGACACCTTGTTGACCATGTCAGGTGTTGAAGCATCCTTCGTCATATCTGAACGAAAAGACGGCAGGATTGGCATTAGCGCAAGGTCACTTGGCAGGGTTAATGTGCAAGTCATTATGGAACAAATGAATGGCGGCGGCCACTTGACCAATGCCGCAACGCAAATTGAAGACACAACAATTGCAGATGCTGAAGCCTTATTGAAAGATCTGCTCAGTGATTATTTTGAAGGGGGAGACGAAACATGA
- a CDS encoding IS1182 family transposase yields the protein MLASQQSLNISSYTDLYEIIIPNDNFLRRINELVDFSFIIEELKNKYSHNNGRNAVSPIRMFKYLLLKRIYDLSDSDVVERSRYDMSFKYFLEMAPEDPVIDSSSLTKFRKLRLEDKNMLDLLINKTVEIGIEQGVLESNILIVDATHTASRNNSKSANDFLKEKAKLVRKAVYGFDESMKEKFPVKPSYDDINETTEYCESLIKTIEQEPEISNMPTVKERINLLKEVLDDCEHQTVLSDDQDARTGHKTSDSSFFGYKTHLAISRERIITAASVTTGEKSDGKYLKELVQKSKDAGMKVDTVIGDTAYSGTNNLKLAKEESFQLVSKLHPVITNGKRHDTGFEFNKDADMFVCPAGHLATKKLYKNRKNRNAQLKFYFDVDKCKTCPLRDGCYKDGAKTKTYSVSVKSTEHKDQEAFQQSEAFKEIAKDRYMIEAKNSELKNRHGYDRAAYSGLFGMELQSAATIFVVNLKRIMKLIDKKEQASE from the coding sequence ATGTTAGCAAGTCAACAATCCTTAAACATTAGCTCCTATACGGATCTCTACGAGATCATTATTCCTAATGATAATTTTCTCCGTCGCATCAATGAGCTAGTTGATTTTAGTTTTATTATAGAGGAATTAAAAAATAAGTATTCTCATAATAATGGACGAAATGCGGTCTCCCCTATTCGAATGTTCAAATACCTACTGTTGAAACGTATTTATGATCTATCAGATAGTGACGTTGTAGAACGCTCAAGATATGATATGTCCTTTAAATATTTTTTGGAAATGGCTCCTGAGGACCCAGTCATTGATTCGAGTTCCTTAACAAAGTTTCGCAAATTGCGTCTCGAGGATAAAAATATGTTAGATTTACTTATTAATAAAACCGTTGAAATCGGGATAGAACAAGGTGTACTCGAGAGTAATATATTAATTGTGGATGCCACACATACCGCTTCTCGAAACAATTCTAAATCAGCCAATGACTTTTTAAAAGAGAAAGCGAAGCTGGTGCGTAAAGCTGTATATGGGTTTGATGAATCTATGAAAGAAAAATTTCCAGTCAAACCTTCTTACGATGATATTAATGAAACAACTGAGTATTGTGAGTCTCTAATCAAGACGATTGAACAAGAACCGGAAATCAGCAACATGCCGACTGTGAAGGAAAGAATAAATCTATTAAAAGAAGTCTTGGATGACTGCGAACATCAAACAGTTCTTTCGGATGACCAGGATGCCCGCACAGGGCACAAGACATCAGATAGTTCATTTTTTGGTTACAAAACACATTTGGCTATTTCAAGGGAGAGAATTATTACAGCTGCATCAGTTACTACAGGAGAGAAAAGTGATGGTAAGTATTTAAAAGAACTCGTACAAAAAAGCAAAGATGCTGGCATGAAAGTAGATACAGTTATTGGAGATACTGCATACTCTGGAACGAATAACTTAAAGTTAGCAAAAGAAGAATCGTTTCAATTAGTGTCCAAACTGCATCCGGTTATTACAAATGGAAAAAGACACGATACTGGGTTTGAATTTAATAAGGATGCAGATATGTTTGTATGTCCGGCAGGACATTTAGCAACAAAAAAGTTATACAAGAATAGAAAAAATCGAAATGCCCAATTAAAGTTTTACTTTGATGTGGATAAGTGTAAAACTTGTCCTTTACGGGACGGATGCTATAAAGATGGAGCCAAAACCAAAACGTATTCTGTTTCAGTGAAGTCAACGGAACATAAAGATCAGGAGGCTTTCCAGCAAAGTGAAGCTTTTAAAGAAATAGCAAAAGATCGATACATGATTGAGGCTAAGAATAGTGAATTGAAAAATAGGCACGGATACGACAGAGCCGCATATTCGGGTTTATTTGGCATGGAATTGCAAAGTGCGGCGACGATATTTGTAGTTAATTTAAAAAGAATAATGAAGCTGATAGACAAAAAAGAGCAAGCTTCTGAGTAA
- a CDS encoding IS1182 family transposase has protein sequence MAPFKPYSVEQGELIPTYFGDLIPSDHLARTVNDIVDELNISHMTIHYKNRGQEAYHPKMLIKILFYGYQTGVFSSRKLHTAIQESIPFRWLAGGQKPDHRTISDFRKNNINNLAPLFSQVILIAKELGHVSMAHVSIDGSKFKANASKHKAMTRGYMKKEIKRMEQLIADHLNEAQLQDAIEDEQTEPTSRGIQDHQKRLETIKEALQKLEERKPESALATADKDQANFTDDDSRIMNTRTQGVIQGYNPQVAVDSDRGFIVGMAMSNNSSDQQQFENVLSSIRENMGAMPEIVTADAGYFSAANIQQAETYGVDAYIAATKEGKQNGNPYDKSNFTYDQEQDTYICPIGQNMVLKKVKYRHHETRPTTWIYEGQACLDCPFQSECVKSKTGKRTIQRTEADPIREAMRTKVQSDEGKDIYKKRKAIVEPVFGQLKACQGFRQFHLRGKEKVSGEFVLLALAHNLRKLHFLKHPKNVLKQTRDKSVQNLKKLS, from the coding sequence ATGGCACCATTTAAGCCTTATTCAGTGGAGCAAGGAGAGCTAATCCCGACGTATTTTGGGGATTTGATTCCTTCTGATCACCTTGCTCGCACTGTTAACGACATTGTTGATGAACTAAATATTTCTCATATGACAATTCACTATAAAAATCGTGGTCAAGAAGCTTACCATCCGAAGATGTTGATTAAGATTCTCTTTTATGGCTATCAAACGGGTGTGTTTTCATCCCGTAAATTGCATACGGCAATTCAAGAAAGCATTCCCTTTCGCTGGCTGGCCGGTGGCCAGAAGCCTGATCACCGCACTATTAGTGATTTTCGAAAAAACAACATAAATAATTTGGCCCCTTTATTTAGTCAGGTTATTCTAATCGCTAAAGAATTAGGTCATGTATCCATGGCACATGTAAGCATTGACGGTTCAAAGTTCAAGGCTAATGCTTCAAAGCACAAAGCGATGACACGCGGCTATATGAAAAAAGAAATTAAGCGTATGGAACAGCTTATTGCCGATCACTTGAACGAAGCCCAGCTGCAAGATGCCATCGAAGATGAACAAACGGAACCCACAAGTCGAGGTATACAAGATCATCAAAAGCGCCTGGAAACGATCAAGGAAGCATTACAAAAACTAGAAGAACGCAAACCTGAATCAGCTTTAGCAACAGCTGACAAGGATCAGGCTAATTTTACGGACGATGATTCACGAATTATGAACACCCGGACACAAGGCGTGATACAAGGCTACAATCCACAAGTTGCAGTTGATTCAGACCGTGGCTTTATCGTTGGAATGGCCATGAGTAATAATTCCAGTGATCAACAACAGTTTGAAAATGTCTTATCCTCTATTCGGGAGAATATGGGTGCCATGCCAGAGATTGTTACAGCAGATGCCGGTTATTTTAGTGCAGCCAACATTCAACAAGCCGAAACCTATGGAGTAGATGCCTATATTGCAGCAACCAAAGAAGGCAAACAAAATGGTAATCCTTATGACAAGTCGAATTTCACTTATGACCAAGAGCAAGATACTTATATCTGCCCTATTGGTCAAAACATGGTGCTTAAAAAAGTTAAATACCGCCATCATGAGACCAGACCTACAACATGGATTTATGAAGGTCAAGCATGCTTAGACTGCCCCTTTCAAAGTGAGTGTGTAAAATCTAAAACAGGCAAAAGAACTATACAACGTACAGAAGCTGATCCAATACGTGAAGCTATGAGAACGAAAGTTCAAAGTGACGAAGGGAAAGACATTTACAAGAAACGTAAAGCAATTGTAGAGCCGGTGTTTGGGCAACTGAAAGCGTGTCAAGGCTTTCGGCAATTTCACCTCCGCGGAAAAGAAAAAGTTTCGGGTGAATTTGTGCTGCTTGCGTTGGCTCATAACCTTAGGAAGCTTCATTTTCTTAAGCATCCAAAAAACGTGTTAAAGCAAACAAGGGATAAGTCTGTCCAAAATCTGAAAAAGTTATCATAA
- a CDS encoding YybS family protein, producing MNVSKKMADGAMMSAVFIALLIVAMFIPVLNIFANIALPIPFVVYAARYDLKAVGLMFAVTQILALLFGTLVAIPVAVSAAFGGIMIGVALRKKLTPYETWASGTIGFVAGLAFVFVFSQFVFDVNWIDETNELIDRSLSMTEEIVSTVGLNEEASQQMETMKEQFKQLPDYMPAGLAVASIFMAFITQWLSYKVLNRIERKTYRFPPFRSMRLPTSIIWIYFFALIAGLFVQDADSLILLAANNAMMLVGLLLTLQGFSFIFFFAHTKSLSKAIPVVAVVVTLLLPFIMLYIIRLIGIVDIGFGVRERMENREK from the coding sequence GTGAATGTATCAAAGAAAATGGCAGACGGGGCAATGATGAGTGCTGTTTTCATTGCACTGTTAATCGTTGCTATGTTTATTCCCGTCTTAAACATATTTGCCAACATCGCTTTGCCGATTCCATTCGTGGTGTATGCAGCCAGGTATGACCTGAAAGCTGTCGGCTTGATGTTTGCAGTTACACAAATTTTAGCCTTATTATTTGGCACGCTAGTCGCAATCCCAGTTGCTGTGTCAGCAGCATTTGGCGGCATTATGATCGGTGTCGCCCTCCGCAAAAAACTTACCCCTTACGAAACATGGGCGAGCGGAACTATCGGATTTGTGGCTGGTTTGGCCTTCGTATTTGTGTTCAGTCAGTTTGTGTTCGACGTCAATTGGATTGATGAAACGAACGAACTGATTGACAGGTCGCTGAGTATGACAGAAGAGATTGTTTCGACAGTTGGGCTTAACGAAGAAGCGAGTCAGCAAATGGAAACCATGAAAGAGCAATTCAAGCAATTGCCGGACTATATGCCGGCTGGTCTCGCTGTTGCTTCGATCTTTATGGCCTTTATCACCCAGTGGCTCAGTTATAAAGTGCTGAATCGTATTGAACGAAAGACGTATCGATTCCCGCCATTTCGTTCCATGCGCTTACCGACATCGATTATATGGATCTACTTTTTTGCACTTATAGCCGGGTTGTTTGTGCAGGATGCAGATAGTCTGATTCTGCTGGCAGCAAATAACGCTATGATGCTTGTTGGCTTGTTGTTGACATTGCAGGGCTTTTCGTTTATTTTCTTTTTTGCTCATACGAAATCCCTATCAAAAGCAATCCCTGTTGTCGCAGTCGTTGTAACATTATTATTGCCATTTATTATGCTTTACATTATCCGGTTAATCGGTATTGTCGATATTGGATTTGGGGTCAGGGAGCGTATGGAAAATCGTGAAAAATAG
- the rplI gene encoding 50S ribosomal protein L9: MKVIFLKDVKGTGKKGEVKDVADGYARNYLLKHKLAEEATKANLDALNAKKKKNAQREQEEKDEAIDFKNKLADLTVKVKAKSGEGGTLFGSVTNKHIADTLKKDYGYKIDKRRIELDEPIRSLGHTRVPVKLHHEVTGTIQVQVVAE; the protein is encoded by the coding sequence ATGAAAGTCATTTTTCTGAAAGACGTAAAAGGAACAGGTAAAAAAGGTGAAGTGAAAGATGTGGCAGATGGCTATGCCCGCAACTATCTCTTGAAACACAAACTGGCTGAAGAGGCGACAAAAGCCAACCTGGATGCCCTCAATGCCAAGAAAAAGAAAAACGCCCAGCGTGAACAGGAAGAAAAAGATGAAGCCATTGATTTTAAAAATAAACTCGCTGATCTGACTGTTAAAGTTAAAGCCAAGTCTGGGGAAGGCGGTACATTATTCGGCTCTGTTACCAATAAACATATCGCCGATACCCTGAAAAAGGACTACGGATATAAAATTGACAAACGGAGAATTGAACTGGATGAACCTATTCGGTCACTTGGACATACACGCGTCCCGGTTAAATTGCATCATGAGGTGACCGGCACGATTCAGGTGCAAGTGGTTGCAGAGTAA
- the dnaB gene encoding replicative DNA helicase: MNESWSDRTPPHNIEAEQAVLGAVFLEPEAFSSAAERLLPADFYRAAHQRIFDTMTKLTDRGEPIDLVTVTTALANEKTLDEAGGVSYLSDLAGSVPTAANIEYYSKIVEEKALLRRLIRTATDIVSTSYEKEDDVEDILNEAEKNILDVSSRRNTGAFKEIKDVLIDVYDNIEMLHHNNADITGVPTGFRDLDQITSGFQRNDLIIIAARPSVGKTAFALNIAQNVAINTEENVAIFSLEMGADQLVSRMLCAEGNIDAQRLRTGSLEAEDWGKLTMAMGSLSNAGIFIDDSPGIRVNEIRSKCRRLKQEHGLGMIVIDYLQLIQGSANSRENRQQEVSEISRSLKALARELEVPLIALSQLSRGVESRQDKRPMMSDLRESGSIEQDADIVGFLYRDDYYDQESEKQNIIEIIISKQRNGPVGTVELAFVKEYNKFVDLDHRYSESDIPAPAHA; this comes from the coding sequence ATGAATGAGTCATGGAGTGATCGCACACCTCCGCATAATATAGAAGCAGAACAAGCCGTATTGGGTGCCGTTTTTCTTGAACCGGAAGCATTCTCATCAGCCGCTGAACGTCTGTTGCCTGCTGATTTTTACCGTGCAGCCCACCAGCGTATTTTTGACACGATGACCAAGCTGACCGATCGTGGTGAACCCATTGACCTTGTAACTGTGACCACTGCACTTGCCAACGAGAAAACACTCGATGAGGCAGGCGGGGTTTCGTATCTGTCTGATCTTGCCGGAAGTGTGCCGACTGCGGCCAATATCGAATACTACAGCAAGATCGTTGAGGAGAAAGCTTTGCTCCGCCGGCTGATTCGGACGGCAACCGATATCGTTTCAACCAGTTATGAAAAAGAAGACGATGTTGAAGACATTTTAAACGAAGCTGAGAAAAACATCCTTGACGTTTCCAGCCGCAGAAACACCGGCGCATTTAAAGAAATAAAAGATGTTCTGATTGATGTCTATGACAATATTGAAATGCTCCATCATAATAACGCAGACATCACCGGTGTACCAACCGGGTTTCGTGATTTGGACCAGATTACATCAGGTTTCCAGCGCAATGATTTAATTATTATCGCTGCCCGTCCGTCAGTAGGTAAGACGGCTTTTGCTTTGAATATCGCTCAGAACGTGGCGATTAATACAGAGGAGAATGTGGCCATCTTCAGTCTTGAGATGGGGGCTGATCAGCTGGTGTCACGTATGTTGTGTGCGGAAGGTAATATCGATGCCCAGCGTCTTCGTACAGGGAGTCTGGAAGCAGAGGACTGGGGCAAGTTGACGATGGCGATGGGAAGCTTGTCCAATGCCGGCATCTTTATCGATGATTCGCCTGGTATCCGTGTGAATGAAATTAGGTCAAAATGCCGCCGGTTGAAGCAGGAACATGGCCTTGGCATGATTGTCATTGACTATTTACAATTGATCCAAGGCAGTGCGAACTCACGTGAGAACCGCCAGCAGGAAGTCTCCGAAATCTCCCGAAGCCTTAAAGCACTGGCACGGGAATTAGAAGTGCCCCTCATAGCTTTGTCCCAGCTATCACGTGGTGTTGAATCTCGTCAGGACAAACGGCCGATGATGTCCGACCTCAGAGAATCAGGCAGTATTGAGCAAGATGCTGATATTGTTGGCTTCTTATATAGAGACGACTATTACGATCAGGAGTCTGAGAAGCAGAACATCATTGAAATCATTATTTCCAAACAGCGTAACGGTCCTGTTGGTACAGTCGAATTGGCCTTTGTTAAAGAATATAACAAATTCGTCGACCTCGACCATCGCTACAGCGAAAGCGACATCCCAGCCCCAGCACACGCATGA